The genomic interval agaagaaatggAGGTGCCCACTGGTTCCTCCACTCCCAAAAGATCAAAGAAGCCAGGTCAGTTGGGGACCTACTGGAATTGGATTGCGGAGGGATCAAGAgttctttaaaagtgttttttctttttttttcttttttttttttgaatgttctACTTTAAGTAGACAACAGaactaaaaattacaaataaaatttatactatataaatacactttttggTTAGCATATAGACTCCATCCTAATAATATGTCTGCTAGTTCTCTGTTTTTATAGATTGTATTGATTGGCCACTGTATTCTCCAGAAATGTATCTAACTctggtatttttatttcattaaaatactaTGAGAAGACCTGTCTTACTTcaatattaccaaaataaaatcagCTACTAGGTAAGAGTTCCTTTTAATGGTGTCATTAACACCAAGTGAATTGAATCCTGAGTTTTATTCATGATGTGCATTTAGTTATAAATACAAGTTGGCTTTAGTCCATTATTTGTCATTGTGACATCCAAAGCTGGATAATGTAATATATTCATTGATGATAAGTAATATGCTACAGAACTGCTATAGGAGCATATACTAGTAAGAGAGTGGATCTATAACTATAATTAGAGTTGTCTGTTTAGTCATGTGTTGCTGCTTTGGCATTCAAAAGCATGTTAAATATAGATAGGATTATAAAAAACAGGATCTGCTTCTTGTGTATGAGTGGTGAAACTTCCACTCAACCGTTTAATTGATTTACATAGGAATTTAGCTGTGTAATAGCCCAATACTTTTATCAGCAATACATTTGTCCCATGCCAACTGACAATGTTGCTTTAAATGGGAGATTGTATTCATTTCAAAAACATCTTCGCaaaatcctgtataatatagtAAACAAGCAGCTGCAACAAAAGAAAACAGTGTACCAAGACAAAAAGCCTTCACATGAGTGGTGGGTTAAAGCTGTACATGctgttttttagtaattttttttcatttataaaaatgtccaGAAAGGTGGGTCCACGCCTAATATCCATTTAAAGCTTTCTACATGGATGGATCTAGGCTCACCAGCAAGATGGTGAGAGGGGGAAGTTGTGACTCCCTTCCTGTCCAGGGCCAGGAACAGGTGGATCAGCAAGTGTGTGGCCCCTCGCCTTTCCCCGGGTTTTCCCTCCTATGGGTTAACTTCAATTTGTgtggatttttttctaattttttggaTAGATCCCCTTTCTCAGGTAGACTTCAATGCAAATTTGACCAAAATAACaagaatttcttttatttttttaaaacaaaatagggtTAAATGCTAAATGGAAAATTTACCCACGCTGAGTAGTGAGTATATTCTCTTTCTGTAAACACTTTTCATATTAAtagtgtatttgtttttggattCAACTTAGttctattaattattaatatgttAATGAGACTGAAATAAATTGTGATCAGCCAATGTCATGTAATAGgcccatcatttattttttattacaacagcATTAGAAGTCCTGATATTAATGTTTTGAAGGAGTAATTTATTCAAAAAGTGTTGGCTAAGAAACCATCCCCCATTACAAATGACTGAAACAGTCTCACTATGCCCATATTGGCCTGAATCTTTGGGTTACAAAGTTGTGCCTCTCATGTACTGATTAAAGTTTTTTATGGTTAGGTTAAAAAGAATTTTGGCAAGGTCAACACATCCTGAAActaaataatgataattataataataatgatatctaTTATTTATAGTGAGAATTACGTAGcagaaatattacaatattaccaATCTTACTTGGTttaattcagatatttaaaaatataaagcccagtacagatgtcagatgattgtcactggaagtTATTTATTGTGATCGTTTAAACGGTCCTATTCTGTCCATTGTAATGGGTAGGGTGGAGGACAAGTGAGCGCCACCACACTGGGTTCTCCTCCATTGCAGTGCACAACGGTCATTCCCAATCAGCCTTGGTGGACTGAAGAACAATGCCAGATGACCGCTGTACACGTGTCACATTTTTAGCCAAGACAAACTGTTGTGGGAATTACATGTATACAGTGATAAACAGGTCAGATTTCATGACATTGTACAACCTCCTCACTCAAATCATCTGaattgtgtacatagcttaattaTCATAAAGCTTCATTTAATGCAAAGAAATGTTCAGCATTAGAGCAAATGTGAAAACTGTTGCACCATCTCCTTGAGAGACCCACATCTAGATTTTCCAAATTATGTCTAAAGTAGACATACTTCTAATAAAgcgacttggtcatttaaaaaatgtgctatcAAATAGGCAACTGAACCTAGAGATACTtaagaaaaaagtatagaaaaaagtCACTTGTTTCCTTACATTTTCTCCTTTGATCATGTCTGCTTTTTGAAACTCACCACATTGATAGTTGTCTGGGAACTACAAGAAGCAGACAGCTTTGTCAACCACAACATTAAGAAGAATTTATCTTGTTGTTTTAATCTTGACTAtggataagcaaatattgcctaaatataccataaatacaaaaatattaaggTCAcgtgtattcttacttgaataTTAGATTGCTTTTGAATTTCTACTAGATCTGTGTGAATTCATTGTGAATCTCCCCTTCTGTTGCATTTCCttcattcgtcgtccatcatacttggatccaccaggatggtcgttcagacgatggatgatgatatcgtccctgagcctattagacgagaaccattgcacgtgtgtacctagccttacttttTACcacacaggaagtaaaaaaaaagccgtGGTTTGGGAAAGGCAACAGTTATCTTTTCAGTACTTATAACTCAGTGGTCCATTTTTTGGGTCATGACATCAATATAACAAAATGGATTTGTCACTATGATAGCAAGGATTTATTATGACCCTTGCTGATAACAGGTATGCAGATGTAGCTGCATGTGAAGCCCATGATATGAactttattgagaaaaatatGTAGGGTGAGTAGATTTGCTGTTTCTTTTACTGGAGGAcggtttcattttaaatatgtaggttaattggctatcccccaaattgaccttagactgcatgaAAGACATATACCTGAGGTAGGGAcatgtgagctccattgaggggcagctagtgacatgactatggactttgtacagcactgtgtaatatgatggtgctatgtaaaaactgtgtaataataataaaaataaattgtatcatAAAGCTTAACAGAACCCTGTGATTATAAAAACATGGACACTGCCAATGATTTGAtgccttctgaaaatgcttctTGCCTGACCGTCATGCTGACTTGCTACTTTATTACTTTGAAATAAAAACCCAATTCAAGGACATAGATATTTGAGAAGACAAAAGGTCAGCATAGTCTGGTCTCCTAGTATTTTCATCAAGAGGACACCAATGGCAACCCAGTTTTTTGATGGGATATTTGAAATGATTTACTGAAGGGTTGGTCTTCTCCGGATTTTTTAACAAGCATTATGTATAGTTGTCAGGTGATACGGAAACAAAGCAAGTCACCTGTAATCTCTGAGTTAATGGCAAATATTAGTAAGTGCACAAACACACATCACATGAGAATGAACCTCACTGAAAGCTAAATGAGAGTAATGTGACGTCATTAGGTTGAGCgaagaaataatacaaataggaATTTAATTCTCCCCGCCCTTTTCTTTTACATGCAGCCACttggttcacaaaaaaaaaaaagccactctCGGATTCTGTACGCACACAGTAATCAGTGCTGGTATTAATACGTCTCACCCTGGTGACTAACACTCATTTCTCAGTATTTAAGGTAGAACAAAACATTCCCTCCACTCTGATTAGCTGCCAGAACTTGCTTGGAAAAGGCCTGATCTCACCTACAGAGATGTGTTTTAGCAAATGTGCAAAATGCATGGGCTATTTGCTGCTAAGTTTAGCAATTTTGTGCATTGTGGCAAATATCCTACTATTCTTTCCTAATGGAGAAACACAATGGTCTAGAGAAAACCGCTTGTCCAGATTTGTGTGGTATTTCCATGGAATTGGAGGAGCTGGACTTGTTGTAAGTATTTTATCAAATGATTCTTTATAATTTCCAGGTAAACTTGTAAATATTAATAGCAAATCAATGAATGGAGGCATGTTTATACAGCGTTTGCATAATATTATTTCCTGGTTTTATGATTTGCTAGACCAAGCTGAGAGGTTTTCTCTTTGATAAACGTTTTGGATcacaagtttatttatttgggTATTATTGTTGTACTACATCTGCAATTGTAGTAAAATctgtttgcaggttccccccgtgtctgtGATGGTTTCATCCGGGTACTCCGGGTatcacccacattccaaaaacatgcagttaggttatttatttccccccaatattgaccttaggctgtataaggtagggatattagattgtgggcccctttgagggacagctggtgatatgactatggactttgtaaagcgttgcgtaatatgtcagcactacataaatactatgtaataataataataatgtgcagtaTAGCTGCAAAtaaaaagtgatacattttttaaaccactGAAATTACTTGCAAAATCACCAAAATATCTGCATAACTGTGATTTCTTCTTTCACATCATGAGTAACAGTACAATAAATGGTGACTAGATGTCTATGTCTCTAGGTTCAAACCAATGGTACCCACTAGATGTAACCATCTATTGATCTCTTGGTGATAgttaatattttgataaataatagGAACTTTAACAAATGGGTTTCTCAACATTAAAAAAGGAGAGCAGATCCATCAACATTGGTAGTATACATTGCGATGAGCATTTTCATTTGCCAAAATTGGCAATGCTGGTATTGTCAGCAGTGGAGGTTCAATTTTCATGCAATATAATCCTATCTGTATCTGAGAAATGGTCTCCAATCAACTGCTGGTCAGAGGTTGGTTCAATTATAAAGTTAAAAGCAAAATGTAGCCATGCTAGGAGCTCTCCCTTTCTTGCTAGCTACCCACCACTAATTAGATCATAGACACAGCAAAGTAGGTTTGCTATAGGAATAGTGCATGTTCACTGTGTAACATGAATGTTCAATTAGCTTGGTGAGGCTGTGTTCATTTTACTCATCAAATCatatacaagatttttttttttttgaacaccaCTGACCCCTATTAACTGGGACATACATTGTGCAAAGTGAACTGAACTTCCTTAGTAAATCAGTGCTGTAATAGTGTGCTAGGCAGCAGGAAGCAAAAAGTTAaatcagatttattatttaattaattaaaataataataataattattattaNNNNNNNNNNNNNNNNNNNNNNNNNNNNNNNNNNNNNNNNNNNNNNNNNNNNNNNNNNNNNNNNNNNNNNNNNNNNNNNNNNNNNNNNNNNNNNNNNNNNNNNNNNNNNNNNNNNNNNNNNNNNNNNNNNNNNNNNNNNNNNNNNNNNNNNNNNNNNNNNNNNNNNNNNNNNNNNNNNNNNNNNNNNNNNNNNNNNNNNNNNNNNNNNNNNNNNNNNNNNNNNNNNNNNNNNNNNNNNNNNNNNNNNNNNNNNNNNNNNNNNNNNNNNNNNNNNNNNNNNNNNNNNNNNNNNNNNNNNNNNNNNNNNNNNNNNNNNNNNNNNNNNNNNNNNNNNNNNNNNNNNNNNNNNNNNNNNNNNNNNNNNNNNNNNNNNNNNNNNNNNNNNNNNNNNNNNNNNNNNNNNNNNNNNNNNNNNNNNNNNNNNNNNNNNNNNNNNNNNNNNNNNNNNNNNNNNNNNNNNNNNNNNNNNNNNNNNNNNNNNNNNNNNNNNNNNNNNNNNNNNNNNNNNNNNNNNNNNNNNNNNNNNNNNNNNNNNNNNNNNNNNNNNNNNNNNNNNNNNNNNNNNNNNNNNNNNNNNNNNNNNNNNNNNNNNNNNNNNNNNNNNNNNNNNNNNNNNNNNNNNNNNNNNNNNNNNNNNNNNNNNNNNNNNNNNNNNNNNNNNNNNNNNNNNNNNNNNNNNNNNNNNNNNNNNNNNNNNNNNNNNNNNNNNNNNNNNNNNNNNNNNNNNNNNNNNNNNNNNNNNNNNNNNNNNNNNNNNNNNNNNNNNNNNNNNNNNNNNNNNNNNNNNNNNNNNNNNNNNNNNNNNNNNNNNNNNNNNNNNNNNNNNNNNNNNNNNNNNNNNNNNNNNNNNNNNNNNNNNNNNNNNNNNNNNNNNNNNNNNNNNNNNNNNNNNNNNNNNNNNNNNNNNNNNNNNNNNNNNNNNNNNNNNNNNNNNNNNNNNNNNNNNNNNNNNNNNNNNNNNNNNNNNNNNNNNgaatctgggtgatccagcaaacctaaaatggatagGTCCAGGATttcaaatatttgctaacaaatagcaaatgactaaagaaatccaGGAATGATGGCTGGTTTTAGATCTTTACTTTGAATGATGACCTCAGAGATGACCTTGCAAGTACAGTGTTTTACGGCACCTGGAAGCTGTGTGggcttgaaaacatttggatTGTGTATGCATACCCATTAAATTcgatagatttgtattttttcccatCAAGTAAATTTGACATAAGAGAAAAGTGGAGACTATCTTCATGTATTTGTTCTGGGGCAATGTTTCGGAAAGTGAATGTGTTGGGATATCAACCAGGCAATTATCCTTTTCAGAAGGCAACAGCAACCTCTACATTTTCCTAAAACAAGTTCGGTCCAAAGAATTTAGAAAAGgaaatctgatattccctgaaTGCTTATTCACaaatcagatttaaaatatttacttggtATTATTCTAATGTTAATATATGAAACAAGTAAATCATCTTTTTGTATGTAAACCACAAATGGCGGAATTCCCACCCTAGGTCTATATTGGCACAAATCCAGCCTTGGTCAAGGTGATCATATAATGTCCTTATAGTTTTCTGCTTGgtgatttttttcaactttttaaataaaattatgtgtttcacatactgtatattatcctaaaaatgtgttttgttgtcTTAGATGTTGCTTCCAGCTTTCGTGTTCATTGGCCTGGAAGAGGAGGATTGCTGTGGGTGTTGTGGCCATAAAACCTGTGGTAGAAGCTGTGCAGTAAGTCTGTTTAGGACTAATTTAAGGATAATTTGTTGACATTCAATACTGGACACAAGACTTAATATTACTATATTTCTAGATGTTGGGATCTATTGTGGCTGCACTGATAGGTATTGCTGGTGCTGGATATTGCCTCATCATTTCTGCATTGGCCTTAGCAGAAGGACCATATTGTCGGACAAGTACCGGATGGACCTATCCTTTTTCAAATACTAATACACAGTATGTATCTTTTTCTGGGGATAAAACGCATTACCTAGTATTCATGTTTACCAGGTATTATCCATCATGTATACATAGTTAAATGACTAAAAACATGTATCAGTTATTGGTGGAACCTTGGAAGTAGCATTGTGTTAAAGAGAGCATTATGCTTTGGATGTTGTTGTCTAAGTCAATGTGAAAAGTAAAGAGTATGGGAAATGAAATTATGTCAGAGAAAGTTTGTAAAAGAATTATTATTTGTCCTATCAGTTATTACTGTTCCTTCCATATGATATTGTAACCTTTCATGGCATTACCACTTAGCACTCAAAAAAGTATAATCCTGGCTCCAGTTCACTACTGATTAACTGCAAAGATCTAGGATTATCTGACAAACGgtgactttatatatatatatatatatcaaaaaagtaTAATCCTGGCTCCAGTTCACTACTGATTAACTGCAAAGATCTAGGATTATCTGACAAACGgtgactttatatatatatatatatatatatatattaactatatttttatatatatatatatatatatatatatatatttaaagccaacctccaaaaatgtttctttttttagctttgggtgtcaagcaatgcaaaatgtttcatatttacaaTAATCCATCAATACCAAACTTTGGTATCATGTGAGTAGTAGCAGAAAAAGTTGTAACTGTAACCATATACACTGATATGACCCATGTGCAGTAATCCTGTCATTTAATCTGGATATCTGCTAATATTGAATTTCAGGGGCAGACTGTACATATCCCTAATACTGGCTAATAATTACCCTCTATATGAATACCTTAATTATACATTGTTTTAGGGGTGTTGTATGCATATagtattatgtaataaaaatcacaatatataaaatataaaatatatatctaatacgtataaaaatatataaaatgtgtctatATTTCTTGTATTGCAGCTATCTGAGTGATCACTCTACATGGTCCCAGTGTATTGAACCTCCTAAGGTTGTAGTGTGGAACGTCACCCTTTTCTCTATCCTACTGGGCCTGTCTGGAATCCAGATCATTTTATGTATAATTCAGGCCCTCAATGGTTTAATTGGTGGAATTTGTGGTGCTTGCTGTTGCCAAGAGAGGTCCCAGGTAATAAACTTAcaccttttattttgttaaaaaaatgttttaaatgtaatctagaaaatgttttattttcattagacattttcaattaaagaaaacatatcaCATCCCCCAAGTTGTGCATACTGCTGAAAAGTGTATGTACCCTGCCTGTTCTTGTCTTCAAATATACTCATTTGTGCTGGGGAGGATCATTCAACCtcacaattttataaaatattataatttacaatGTGGCAAAAAGCAGCCGCCAAAGACAGTTTTAATATACCTGTATCTTACGGTGCAACAAGACAATACCAAACATTAGATAGAATGTTGTGAGAAGAGTATACAGAACATTTGCAGACTTCAGAAATCAACATTATGCTTATAATGAAGAATTCTCATTATCACACCTGcaacatatttcattaaaaagttgGATAGTAAGATTGTAAATAGGAAAAACAGAAAGTATAGAATTAAGGAAGATGGGACAAATggaacagaacaggaagtgagggtctTGGAACTACGCTCCATTATTCAACTTTTAAATTCCAGATTCTCTAGGGGCCCGTGGGATACTGGAATCTGACATTTAAATGAGAAAATGCAGGGATTGGCATATGAAGGGACATTAACAAAAACTCCAAAAAAGACAAGATAATATACTGGAGTTGTTGAGTTGATCTTTTATTTAAGCTATAGGCTTATGTTAGAGCTATTTAcagttacatatatatgtaaattgaaTAATTTTTCCATGTACTGTAGTGTGTAGCTTCCACAtcagaaaaaatgttataatatataatagtagaAATAAGCATGACTGTAGCACCTTCCTTGTTAATTTAGGTGACTTTATTGACTTACAATATAGTTCCTATTTCTGTATCAAGGAATGAATGGCATATAACATTGCATGTTGGTTGAGAGTTACTTTTCTTGGCCCAATAATGTATTTACTGTGTGATTTTAATACTGAATAAATCCTTTGTCATTGGACAAACTGGATAGTTCAGTAGTCTAGGCATTATTCTTTAAACTtttcaaaaacatacaacatataaCTGGAGAAAAGCATAGGATAGGTTTATTATGCTTTAAAGCTAATGTTATTTGTACTAGAAATCACATATTTTCTTGActtttatttactatatgtaaTTAATTGTACAGTATTTCATAAGTGTGTTCCATGgacatgtaaaatgtacatttttatattaaaatgataaaatgtgtgaTAATGATGCTGATGCTGACGTCAACTTATCTTAGAGTTACAAGCTTTATTAAACACAACACGACTTTGTCACTTTAGGATGCAAATATTAGTGTTTAATGTAAGTATGTACTACTGCTTTAGTACCCTAATCAAAATATGTAAGATAGAATTGCATGAGTGAATGTAATTTGA from Pyxicephalus adspersus chromosome 4, UCB_Pads_2.0, whole genome shotgun sequence carries:
- the TM4SF1 gene encoding transmembrane 4 L6 family member 1, which codes for MCFSKCAKCMGYLLLSLAILCIVANILLFFPNGETQWSRENRLSRFVWYFHGIGGAGLVMLLPAFVFIGLEEEDCCGCCGHKTCGRSCAMLGSIVAALIGIAGAGYCLIISALALAEGPYCRTSTGWTYPFSNTNTHYLSDHSTWSQCIEPPKVVVWNVTLFSILLGLSGIQIILCIIQALNGLIGGICGACCCQERSQVINLHLLFC